The Candoia aspera isolate rCanAsp1 chromosome 13, rCanAsp1.hap2, whole genome shotgun sequence genome includes the window TTTTGGGTGCATTTCAATTTCCTTTGTTCTTCCCAGTCAGACAGACATTATACTGGTTTAGAAGATCTTGTTTCAGTGAAGGCGTAATTCTTTATTTCACTTAAAGATATCAGGCCAAAGGACAGATGCAGACTGCTTCAATGTGTAATGCTGAGCATTTCCCATGTGCATATCTGCTgtatccttttttctgtttttggccAAATCTACTTGATAATTTCTTTCTGTGACATCGCTGAAGAGTTGGGTTGCTGAGAGCTGTGGGACATACCATCAAGGAGGGGAGCTTAGACTGTCCTATGTGCAGCCAGACTTCCCAGTTGCTCTCTGCTCCTAGTGAGATGGATTAGGTATGATAGGGCAAGTTATGTTGgaaaatctaattaaataaaatgaaaataatattatgTTCTAATTTCTCAGTACAAAGactattttttctgttttgagaAGGGAGGAGGTTAAACAGCAGAAATTGTCTCAGGTAGAGGCAAGAAGCCAGCTAGCTTCCTCTGAAAACTCCTAAGTTGAAGGGCTATCAAAGCTGAATTTTAGGTTCTGTTGGGATGTGGAAACTAGACAGGTAGAGCCTATGGCTGCAGTTCACTTGCTTTGCTTCTGTCCCATTTGATTAACTTGAATGAGGGTTTTTAGATAAAGGAGCTCTGTTAACTCACCAAATTAATTCCCAGGGGTGACCATGAGATACAGCTTGCATCCCTTCAATTAATGTATTTGTCCTCCCTAGTTTATATCATGGAATTTTCCTGAGATTATATAAGGCAATTGAGTAGGGTAACTAAATTACTACCACCCTTCTTTTAAGCTACTGAAATGAGTAGAAGTTGTCTCCCTTCTCAGAATGTTTTATGCATGCATGTGCTTAAACTTTGGTGAGGTTTCTTCAGATTTCTTGGGCTCTTCCAACCATTTCTTAGAAGAGCACATAATTAAGGACCACAGCTGGTCTATTGGAACATGCTCATGTTTTTGACCATTTATCCTTCAGGTATCCAAAATAAGACACAGTGCTGCTTAATATCTCTGTTGAAGGCAGTGGTTGTATCTTGTAGACTGCCTATTAATGTGGCTGGCAAATGGCTCCTGCCAGCTGTAGGATAAATGCTGACTTATTTATGGATTAGATTGTTTCACTGTTTCATGAGACTGCACTTTTTAAACTAGCCTTGTATTGGCCAATATACAGAATTTACTGTATGTAGGTGCCCTGGTTTTGTGCCTACACAGAGGCATGATCCTTAGGGCTATTCCTGATTTTTCATTTTGTACCTGTCCTTTGCGCACTCCCTCTTCCTGAATTATCTCTCTGAACAGAGAAACTCCATCTCTTATTTCTCATGAACTTATTTCTAAGCCTTTTCTAAAATTATGCCAGTTCCATactaatttcttttctcttctttttcatagTTACGTCATTGACGGGGCCACTGCACTTTGGTGTGCAGCTGGGGCTGGCCACTTTGAAGTTGTCAAGCTCCTAGTAAGCCATGGAGCTAATGTTAACCACACTACTGTGACCAACTCCACTCCTCTGCGGGCTGCCTGCTTTGATGGCAGGCTGGACATCGTCAAGTACCTTGTGGAGAACAATGCCAACATCAGCATTGCTAACAAGTATGACAACACTTGCCTTATGATTGCTGCTTACAAGGGCCATGTTGATGTGGTGCGCTTTCTTCTGGAGCAGCATGCCGATCCCAATGCCAAAGCACACTGTGGCGCTACAGCATTGCACTTTGCAGCTGAGGCGGGTCACTTGGAGATTGTCCGTGAGCTGGTGAAGTGGAAATCTGCCATGATGGTGAATGGCCATGGAATGACACCGCTGAAGGTGGCTGCAGAGAGCTGTAAAGCTGATGTTGTGGAACTGTTGTTGGCGCATGCTGACTGTGACCGCAAGAGCAGGATTGAAGCTTTGGAACTTCTGGGTGCCTCATTTGCAAATGACCGAGAAAATTATGACATAATGAAAACCtatcattatttatatttagCCATGCTAGAGCGGTACAGAGATAGCGAGAACATTATAGAGAAGAACATCCTGCCTCAGATAGAAGCGTATGGCAACCGGACTGAGTGCCGGACTCCTCAAGAGCTAGAATCCATTCGTCAGGACCGAGATGCTCTGCACATGGAGGGCCTCATTGTCCGCGAGCGGATTCTGGGTTCTGATAATATTGATGTGTCACATCCCATTATTTACCGTGGTGCTGTTTATGCTGATAACATGCAGTTTGAACAGTGTATTAAGCTCTGGCTCCATGCTTTGCATTTACGACAGAGAGGCAATAGGAATACCCACAAGGACCTTCTCCGATTTGCTCAAGTTTTCTCTCAGATGATACATCTGAATGAGCCTGTGAAAGCCAAGGACATTGAGAGAGTCTTGAGATGTAGCGTCTTGGAGATAGAGCAAGGGATGACCAGGGTCAAAAGCTCTCCAGAGGCTGAGCTTCACACAGCCATGGACAACTACGAATGCAATGTCTTTACGTTCTTGTACTTGGTATGCATCTCAACCAAAACCCAGTGTAGGGATGAGGAACAGTCACGAATTAATAAACAGATTTATAACTTAATCCACCTGGATCCCAGGACACAAGATGGGTCTAGTTTGTTGCACCATGCTGTTAACTCTGGTACACCGGTGGATGACTTCCACACCAACGACGTCTGCAGCTTCCCTAATGCACTGGTCACCAAACTCCTTTTGGATTGTGGTGCGGATGTCAATGCTGTGGACAACGAAGGGAATACTCCATTGCATGTCATAGTCCAGTACAACAGGCCCATCAGTGATTTTTTGACCTTGCATTCTATCATCATCAGCTTGGTTGAGGCTGGCGCTCACACAGATATGacgaacaaacagaaaaaaactcCTCTGGACAAAAGTACGACTGGTGTGTCTGAAATACTCCTGAAGACTCAAATGAAACTGAGCCTGAAGTGCCTCGCTGCTCGAGCTGTGCGGGTTTATCATATCAGCTATCGCAACCAGATCCCTAGAACACTGGAAGAATTTGTAGAATTCCACTAGGTCACATCTTGATGGTGGTATTTCATACTTTCCCTCCATGAAGGGTCAAATAAAATACCAGGCAGAGATtctgcatttcctttccttttccattctTTTGGGAGTGAATATACACCAGTCTGCTCCTTGATGTTTGGCTTTGATTTCCAGATATATCAGCTAGTGGCAGGATAAATGGTGTCCTTTTTCTCTTAGTGGAGAACAAAACAAACTCTAAATTAGATAAGGGTAAACTATTTTGATACAGTACTCTGATGCACACGGGTTTTACCATTGACAGCCGAGAATGCTTTAAGCAGCTACCTGCCAAGTGTTTTGCATTTGACGGATTGAGCCAGTACGTACCTATGCAGCAGTCTGGGAGGTTATCTGGTGGGGGAGTGGGGCAGTTGGGGGGTAGATGGAGGTGAGAATTATTGCTGGGATTTTACTAAAACATATAAAGCAATCCAGGGAAATGTATTCTTCACCAGcctattttttaaagcttttccatTCCCACCGATGTCAGTAACTTTTGTTTCTAATTCTGCttgcaatgaaatgaaaataactgATTATTTCCCACCAGACAGAAATTCAGGCAAGAGAATGGGCTTATTAGTATATTTTTCattgattcttaaaaaaaaaagaaacagaattcttCCAGCCCAATTCTTTATGCAGAAGTATTTTTTCAGTCGAGTGACATGCTGTTGATATTTACATGTGTATGAGTACGTGCAATGATTTAGGATAGACTTTGACCCCTCACCTAGACTTTTATCTGAAATGCATTTTCCTACTATCTTCCAACTAGCTGGCAAGCAAGGATTTTTTCAAAAGATGAGCtcatatttttttagaaataatatttgaaaactgTAGTAGGAAAGGATCAGGGAAGAATAAATTATGTTGGCAATGTCCTgccctgaaaataattttgtgttTTCAGTCTATTGATTATGGCTccatcaaggatttttttttcaaaatgcctCCCTCCCAAATCAACCTTTTCAAAGGCCatcttttaaattctttgtaGTAACTTGATTGTGTGAAAAATGTTTGACCTGTGGAAGCACCTCTTtggcagaaacagcagcagccaaGTGTAGGATTTTTGACAGGTCTTTGGAAACACTTGCCATTATTTTAAATGTCACTTTGTCAAATGGTGGAAGAATGTtctcctgtcatttttaaaaaatgggtcagTTCTATTTGGGAAGGACATTCTGGGCACAGGTGTATGTGTTTGTACTACAAATAAAATCTTGAATGTGAAATCAGCTCTTAATTCCCATTTGTCATGTTGCAAAGGTGATTTGTTGCTGCTGTCTCTTTGATGTCTGTAAGGGGATAATATTTTTCAGAGGGAAATGGATTCTTGTCATTACATAGAAGCTTTCTACTTTTCAGATAGATGCAGAATATTGTAAAAAACATGTATTGCATCTATTTGTGATGGTTGTGCCTGCCTTATTCCCTGTTAATCCACTGCTTTGTAGGTGGTTGTTGGAGCAATTGTTTTGTAGGTCACCAAGGTATTTAAGAATGCTAAGAGTGGGTTAATCCATGTGGAGCAGAGGGAAGTAGGATTTTGAACAATACCCAGtggattcctgcatggagcaGGGGTTGGGCCTTAGTGGCTTCTTCCAGCTCTAGAATTCAGTGATAAACCATTATTTGGTCCATTTTCTTTCTgcttattgtgtttttatgaagCCAACAGTTATGATTTATAAATTATACTGTAGTATTTTTTGAGCCACAGCATTGTGGTTtaccaaaccatggttaaaaacaaatagTCACATCAGATGATATGAAATAGGACTTGTCCACATGCTGCAGTTCATTGGCTGTATATGAGGAAGGTGGTTCAGCAGTTCATCAAAGCCGTAACAATGCCAACTGTGAAAGCTGTTATTGTGTGGTCCTATTTTTATAGTACTCCTTGGAAATCTTGGCcatggaatttatttttaatagtgaaaACTAGGttaaaattttataaatatataaatggttATTTCTGATTTTAGCATAATTTAATTATTGTGTGATTATAGCGTTTCTTTTAAGCTCAAGTAAAAGGCTTGGAATGAACATAATACCAAGGGTTGTCCCAAGAAATTTCACTGAAGAGATTAGATTTGGAAAATAGTGGTATAGGCAATGGACTTCGAGCAGATGGGCTAAAATCGAGATTGCTGATACCTTTGCCATTCAGTCCCACAGGGAAGGTACATGGCTTACAATCAACTACAGATTACCATTCAtttcaagaacatttttttatGTCTTCCTAAAACAGAACATGTGGGGAGCACATAGTTGCAGCAGGAGGAAGGTGACCTTCTCCTATTGTCGATTCCCAGTACTCAGAGACATGTTGTGCCTGCATCTGAAGAGAGTATATTGCAATTCAACATGGTCTATTGTCCATTACACATCTAATCCATTTTGCAAGCAAACTAAGGTGGATATTGGGTAAAGAAGTACTTTTTGGTCTGCTCTGGATCAGCCGCCATTCAATTTTGCCAGCGGCTTGAGATTGATTGATTCTTTCTCTGTTCTCCTCCACATTAAGGACCAAAAGGAAaatgaccctgaatttaagatggcCGCTCCCACATTATTGTACCTGTGTTGTGTTGTGAGCTGCTGTGAGTTCAATGGGAGCTAGCAATATGCTAATTTAATAATATATCTCCTACCACACTTAAAATGGCTTATATCAGTTAAAAATACAATTGTAAACAATACAGTTAAGGCTAAATTTAAATCAGTGGTAAAATACAAGATCAACGAATGGAAAGTTTGCTGAAAGAGATGGGTTTTGCCATTTTATTGTACTGGGAGAGTTGGGGTCAAATTCAACTTCTTGGAGAGGGAATTCTTTATACTGTGGTCCATGCAAGAGAATGACTTCTCCTGCATATGAGGTCAATTAGCTTCTGGCATGGGGTTTCCTGCTGACCCACATAACTGGGAAGGCACTCTCAGAAAGTCATGCTCtaaggtgctttttaaaaagtgtgtccaGTAATTAATCACCAGTGTATTTTTTTCAGTATGTGATAACGTGATTCCTGCACCTTGTACCAGTCAGCAGCCTCATTGCTGCATTTTGCCTGCCTTGTAATTTCTGGGCACGGTCTAAGGGTTGCTCTATGTAAAGCATGTTGTAAAGCCAGGATGTAACCAAGATGTGGATAACAGTTGCTAATTTTGACCAGTTCAGGAAGGGTTGTTCTGGTATATTAGCTGTGCTTCGCAAATGTGTTCTCATCTGCAAATCCAGTATCATTTGTGGGGTCAAGGAGCACTCCCAAATTGCAAATCTGCCCTTTCTGGGGGAGTGCATCAAGTTTCCCTCGAATCTCCATATCCAATTTTCTCCTTACTAATAGCACCTCTGCactgtctggatttaatttcagtttattcTCCCTCAGTGTGCCTATTACTGAGTTTAAGCAATGTTCAAGGGTGCAAATTGCCAGGAGAACATCAAGTTTCTGGCATAGGTAATTCACCGGGACTACCAAAGCATCTTAGTACCATATCCTGAGTAAAGCCCCCACTGAAATCTGTCCAGATAATTAGTTTCACTCAGATGCATCTGGAGCTATGAGGCCACCCCCCGCCCTTAATCCCTTTACCCAGGAATGGAAAATCATAGGGACTGGGTTCAGGGAGGCTGTGGTGTTGCTACCTCTTTTATGCAAGGGGGAATGCACACATCACTTGAGGATGCCACAATCACCAGTAACCACAGGGGCCAGGCCCGGCCCAGCCAGCTTGATCAGCCAGGAGAGCAAAGGGGCACGTACTCAGTCCACGTTCTTGGAAGCTGAAAAGAATCGCTATGAGCAGGACAAAAAGTTTCCCAGGTGTCCCTACGACTTGTCCCATCGCTGGAACTTGAATCCAAGCCTCTGATGGGCTTTCCCCTCAAAAGATTAGGCAAATTTCTCTTAGTGGGCTGCTCATTCTTCTGCTATGCTTCTCCCAGGATCCTGAGCTCTCACATGTGGAAAAATATTGCTAGTCTACGCAGGTGCAATGGAGGCAGAGGTAAGCCTGTTCGCTGCGTGCACTTCCGTGGAATAGGATCGTATCGTGGTATTAGGGTTTTTCTTTTAGGGTTCTGCTTGGCATTCAAGCTGATTCGTCTTGAGATTTCCTCCACTTGTCGCTAAGTGTGATGGAATGGAAAACAAATGGGTGGGATTCCTTCACCACCACCCCGCCCTGCCCAAGGCCAGGACTGGATGTTTTAAAACAAAGTATTGGCCACTTCAGGTTTTTAAGGCAGTTGCTTGTTCTGGATTAGAATATTCCAACAGTCAAATGAAGGAGCAAAAATACACGGGGCCAAAGAATGAGAAACCACATACAATCCAGAATGTAGGCAGAATAACTATCCAATCGgagtttatttgaaatatttcttggTTGCCTTTAAGAAGAAAAACTGCCATCAACACCTCCTCAAAGCAattgacaaaaataaaattacaacagTTGATCTTAGAGCCCATTTTGTTTCTGCTTCTAAGgagcctccctccttccctccctcccttcccaccacTATCTCTGAAAGCAGTTTCACTTCATCATTAAAATGTCCTGATCTGATGGGTTACACCTCTGAGAGGGGCCACTTGATCTTCGATGGCCTCAAGCCCCAAAGTGCACAGAAAACTAGTGTAGATTTGATTTGAATTTAAATGTGAATTGATGAAATTCATTGCAATTAATAGGATTATTTTCCATCATTTAatagccccttccttcctttcacattTAGGATGATGCTTGATGGCAACTCTGGAAGGGCTGCCAAGGAACCTTATGGCTTTGGCGGGCTTCAGGTTGTTCAGCTGTGACCTCTCGCAACTGAAACTTGTTGAGCCACCAGATTCTTCCACTAAATGTTAGAGGTGGGTGTGTAATATTCACCCAATGGGAAAAGTAATATTTATAATGCATTAAAACTGGCTTTAGACAAATGAGAATACCTAAACATATtcactttaaaatgtttaattttctttttctttttttaaaaaagccctatTGGTACATTTTATGTACGTTATGGAATTCAGCTGAAccaatatttcattttcagttattAATATTAACAATGGCATAAATAAGTCTATACgcaaaagaaaaaatagtcaattaaatCCTTTCCAACATACAAAagtatatacatataatacattttTCCTGTCTCTTTTGATTTTGGGAATTGCACAGCTTGGGGAAAATACTtcaaactggttttttttttccttaaaaaaatcacCTTAAAAATAAGGAAGTTAAACATTTTCAGAATAAGTATATACAGCTGAGGAATGAAGGCTTGCATTAAGGTGCTTATAATTCTGGGTATTTGTTCAGTGCATATAAAAAGAAGATAATCAAGATCTTCATCTGCTCCATGCAAAAACTGAAAAAAGCTGGTGGGTTGTTAGGTGGACTCTCTTCATGAGCACTTCTGTATATGAAAAGGAATTCTGCATGCAGAAGCCGCGTTCAGTGCATGGGATCGTTGGCTGGGCTTCAAAACCATTGGATGCCTAGTTTTACTGGTGCATTTGCAAAAGTAGTGGTAACACAATCATTATTGATCTCTTCTACCCATTTTCTCTCCTCTTCAGATAGCAAGACTGTGCTACTTTGTGCCCGTCCGCAAATAAATCTCCACTTAATTCTAGTGATCCCACCTTGCAATCAAAAGTTATTGTGCAGGTCTTATTTGAAAGCATCAAGTTCCAACAAGATTTGTAGATCCCCAACTTATCTGGAATGAAACACCATTTTATTAAAGTAACttgatttgtttttaaggaaatgCATTGCAGAATGCTTCTACCTGACTTGTTTGCCCTTGACATCTTGGATGAAGGAGTGTGAAAACTCAAGTATCTATGTGAATCTAGACTTTCCACTTCTTTTTACTGTAGGAGCAAAGTCTCCCCAGTGAGAAGGCAGACTGAAAAGTTTGTCATCCCAAACAAAAACTGCATGTGCCATAGACATGCAAAGGACTGGAGGGTCTTCCTAAGAGTCTTCTGGCATATTTTCCATCTGCTTGAGGCCAAGTACATCGTTTTAAAGAGAAGGCTGCTCCCCGTTGATTTACCCTCCCTGTCCTTATTGTGCAGTTCCAGTGTCTTAGGCAGAAGGAAACAAAACCAGTTTGAAGTCCTTGCTGGTGGATGCATCTCCTTTGCAGGTTAATGCTTAGCAGCTGGATTGCTTTCAGCTAACAGGGGAACCGCTAGATGAAAACGGAGGCTGGCTATACGCCAAAGCAAACTTGGTTGTGAGAAGAAACCAGGCTGATATACTTGGGACAATGAAAACCTTAGTCCAAATCTTTGGTAGTCTGATCCTGGCTTGCATCTCTCTTGCGGGtggcacttttaaaaaaaccaagcTGAAGAGACATGAAGATAAAGCAGAAAATCCTCTGTAAATTTAATGACTTGACTGAGTTTGCCAACTTTGAAACAGCTGAGTGTAATGCTTTTTTCAGTTGTTTAACAAACAAATCACTGAATCTCCATGCTAGAGAATTGAACTGTAACTTACTTATTAAGACTTACAGGCCATCTTAGCACTTTCAGCTTTTGCTTACAGAATAGTAtgaacattttcaaatatttaaaagcttaaacaagtaggaaataagaaaaaggcaaaaaaaattcATCTGATTTTCTACCTGTTATACAGCATGTAAAACCTCCATCACTAAGGAGAAAAGCAACTATAATGACTGAATTATAGGAAGACTATAAGCAAGAATTGTCTTTGCTTTTTGTGCTGCTTGGAATGAAGGAGAAATTAGTTTACAAGGGCATTCACAGTAGCGGTCAacaaggtcaagatggcagctgtgagaCTCATAAacaaagggcagggctttgtgtggttgcagctgcgatcttgactttttgatcttCTCCTGGAGACACCCTAGTTGAATGGGATCTTAGAGGTCTGGTCCAACCCTCCATcaagggcaggaatcctcagaccatcccaaacaaatggctatccagcctTTGGTGGAAAACCTCCTGTCATGCAGCACCCATGTTTTCAGGAGACATGCTGCTCCCCTGTGAATAGCTCTCACTTTGAGTTGGACTCTCCCTCTGTAATGCTTCCACCCGTTGGTTCTTGTTCTACTCTtgggtgctatggagaataaatccattcTCTCTTTTCTGTGACAGCTGTTAAAATATTGAAAGACTTCTATTCTGTCTCCTCTTAGCCTTCTCTTTAGGCTAAGCACATCCAGTTCCTCTAAGCACTTTTCATGGGATTTAGCCTCTTCGTTGCTCTTCTGTGCACTCTTTCCAATTCCTCAGCAGCTAGGCACAGCATTCCACATGAGGTCTGGCCAGTGTAGCATAGAGTGGTACTATCACTTCCCGTGATCTCAACACCCTGTTGATGCAATCCAAGACTGCAATACTTCTCTGGTTATTCCTACTTAAGTGAAGAACCAGTTAGTTTGTtgctttaatgaaaagaaaaaaaaaagccagggaggAATAACTGTTATGTAGATTAATACATTAAAATGGAGATCTAATCTGTGTTGTAATTAATAGGATTTTTGGAAAAAATTCTATTTATGGAGATGCTCAGTCTGACTACTCCTATGGGTGTCCAGTGTAACCCAAAATTCAGTGTAATCACTGAATATGGGCAAGATGAATTCAGCATTACAAAATGCAATTAGGGTTTTAAGTTCCTTTTGGCTCCTCTGTGTCACTGTGGTTGCATGGAAGTGTTTGGCCCCAACTAATTGCTCTCTCTGGGGGGCGCCATTCAAATGAGCAGTTTGCTTAAAGTTGTAGAAGTTTCCTGGTGAGTCATGATGCACTAATCCTAACACATCCATGCCTACCCTGTGTGGTTGCAGGAAGGCTTACCTTCCAGAGAGCCAGCACGAGGAGCGCCAGCAGCAGGAGGCCACCTAACGTACTCCCAATTATGATCCAGATGGGGATGTGGGACTCCTCAACTTTGGAAATCTCAAATGTAATCTGCAAGGGGAAGAAGAATAGTAAGACATTACACAGAACTCTTCTAATATCAACTGTTTTGGAAGGCACAGGGGAGCAAGCAGGATTTGCGGGGAATTCTAGAAGCTGAGTTCTTGTACAGTGTCGGACTGACTCTGCAAAAACTAGACAGCCttttctgttgatggctgctgaGCCATGACTGCCCGGGAGAGGGCGCTCCTGCTCCACCTGAGTTGGGTTAAGGATGTTCCTGAAGCATCAGTAGGAAGGCTGAACAGGTTTTTCAAATGATTCAGAAGGAGTGTTTCTGACCTCTTAC containing:
- the FEM1B gene encoding protein fem-1 homolog B — translated: MESLAGYVYKAASEGRVLTLAALLLNRSEGDVRYLLGHVTHQGGQRSTPLIIAARNGHAKVVRLLLEHYRVQTQQTGTVRFDGYVIDGATALWCAAGAGHFEVVKLLVSHGANVNHTTVTNSTPLRAACFDGRLDIVKYLVENNANISIANKYDNTCLMIAAYKGHVDVVRFLLEQHADPNAKAHCGATALHFAAEAGHLEIVRELVKWKSAMMVNGHGMTPLKVAAESCKADVVELLLAHADCDRKSRIEALELLGASFANDRENYDIMKTYHYLYLAMLERYRDSENIIEKNILPQIEAYGNRTECRTPQELESIRQDRDALHMEGLIVRERILGSDNIDVSHPIIYRGAVYADNMQFEQCIKLWLHALHLRQRGNRNTHKDLLRFAQVFSQMIHLNEPVKAKDIERVLRCSVLEIEQGMTRVKSSPEAELHTAMDNYECNVFTFLYLVCISTKTQCRDEEQSRINKQIYNLIHLDPRTQDGSSLLHHAVNSGTPVDDFHTNDVCSFPNALVTKLLLDCGADVNAVDNEGNTPLHVIVQYNRPISDFLTLHSIIISLVEAGAHTDMTNKQKKTPLDKSTTGVSEILLKTQMKLSLKCLAARAVRVYHISYRNQIPRTLEEFVEFH